A single genomic interval of Mustela nigripes isolate SB6536 chromosome 7, MUSNIG.SB6536, whole genome shotgun sequence harbors:
- the NLRC4 gene encoding LOW QUALITY PROTEIN: NLR family CARD domain-containing protein 4 (The sequence of the model RefSeq protein was modified relative to this genomic sequence to represent the inferred CDS: inserted 9 bases in 6 codons; deleted 3 bases in 2 codons; substituted 3 bases at 3 genomic stop codons) has product MNFIKENSXVLIQRMGMTRIKQIVYELFVWNVLNHEEIKLICCKKVKQKAVRGIIPLILKKGSESYNLFLRSLEKXNYPLFQDLIGQSLFQQRSEEDLDDLTYNLKDLYHIPSFLSFCPLSKDIDIIFNSKSTFTEGVLWKKDHHHYRVEQLTPNYLLDTLQSPCIIKGESGKWKSTLLQQIDTLWASGKCGALTKFKLIFSFQLSRAQGGLFATMWDQLVHIPDVIRKPTFLAMLLKLQXRVLFLLGGYNEFRAQNCPETEILIKENHSLQNMSVVAPTTECLRHIRQFGALTAERVMTEDSAQTLIWKVLTKEHAEGLLLQIQKSRCLRSLRKTPHFVVIICVIQMGENKFHSNTQTTLILTFYDLLIYKNQHKLREGAAGDFTQSLEYYGELTLGGVFFHRFDFQPEDMSSVNEDTLPTTGLLCKYTAQWFKPKYKFFPDSSQEXLAGCRVGNSLKSQEPEEVTKGNXHLQKMVFISDFTSKYSNLLPYTWISYQSHRDCFERLQECIKMATSSGLVLSNTKKPLWRQESMQXVKNTTMQETLKAININSFTECGINXFYEHIYESDLTKEFEASFCGKSLYIKSENIPDYLFDFFEHLLNWVSPLDFIKLNFYGEALVSWDKITGDTSRRGEESSETYIPNMAMSLFCNWKQEFKTLEVTLWDFSKLNKQKIRYLGKIFSSATSLRLCMKRYAGVARSFSSLLGTRENNFXVTVEASALTIEEEQHITHVTNLKTWSIQDLQTVWLPVLLTNLKKMSLLHPMHLSDIGKGMDYIVKFLSTETCDLEEIQLVSCCLSPNAVKTLGYWGTSPNLADRCIFEKKHLKNFQQLNLARNYMSSDRSLAFKNVFQNLKQLVFFFLTXQYYRIFALIRKLSHVLSKLTFVQKAKHVVWQFDGDNISVTKGVFKLVT; this is encoded by the exons ATGAATTTCATAAAGGAGAATAGTTGAGTCCTCATTCAAAGGATGGGAATGACTCGTATAAAGCAAATTGTGTATGAGCTATTtgtgtggaatgttctgaatcatgaagaaataaaactcatttgCTGCAAGAAGGTCAAGCAGAAGGCTGTGAGAGGGATCATTCCCCTGATTTTGAAGAAGGGCTCCGAATCCTATAACCTCTTTCTCAGATCCCTTGAAAAGTAGAACTATCCTCTGTTTCAGGATTTGATTGGACAAAGC CTTTTTCAGCAGAGATCAGAAGAAGACTTAGATGATTTGACTTACAACCTAAAGGATTTATACCATATCCCATCTTTTTTGAGCTTCTGTCCCCTGAGTAAAGATattgacattatttttaattcaaaaagcaCCTTTACAGAAGGTGTTCTATGGAAGAAGGACCATCACCATTACCGAGTGGAGCAGCTGACCCCAAATTATCTGCTAGACACTCTTCAGAGCCCCTGCATCATCAAAGGGGAGTCGGGCAAATGGAAGTCCACTCTGCTACAGCAAATCGACACACTCTGGGCCTCTGGAAAGTGTGGGGCTCTGACCAAGTTCAAATTAATCTTCtccttccagctgagcagggcaCAAGGTGGGCTCTTTGCAACTATGTGGGATCAACTCGTGCATATACCTGATGTAATCAGGAAGCCGACTTTCCTGGCCATGCTGCTGAAACTACA CagagttctttttctccttggcGGCTACAATGAATTCAGGGCCCAGAACTGCCCAGAGACTGAAATCCTCATAAAGGAAAACCACAGCCTCCAGAATATGAGTGTTGTCGCC CCCACCACTGAGTGCCTGAGGCACATCAGGCAGTTTGGTGCCCTGACTGCTGAGAGGGTTATGACGGAGGACAGTGCCCAGACTCTCATCTGGAAAGTGCTGACAAAGGAGCATGCTGAAGGTTTGTTGCTCCAAATTCAGAAATCCAGGTGCTTGAGGAGTCTGAGGAAGACCCCTCACTTTGTGGTCATCATTTGTGTCATCCAGATGGGGGAAAATAAGTTCCACTCTAACACACAAACAACACTGATCCTTACCTTCTATGATCTGCTGATATACAAAAACCAGCACAAACTTAGAGAGGGGGCTGCAGGTGACTTCACTCAGAGTCTGGAGTACTACGGAGAACTCACTTTG GGGGGCGTGTTTTTCCACAGATTTGATTTCCAACCGGAAGACATGTCCAGTGTGAATGAGGACACCCTACCAACAACTGGACTCCTCTGTAAATACACAGCTCAATGGTTCAAGCCCAAGTATAAATTCTTTCCCGACTCATCCCAGG ACCTAGCAGGATGCAGGGTCGGCAATTCACTGAAGTCTCAAGAACCAGAGGAGGTGACCAAGGGAA GTCACTTGCAGAAAATGGTTTTCATTTCAGACTTTACATCCAAGTATAGCAACCTGCTCCCGTACACCTGGATCAGCTACCAAAGCCACCGGGACTGTTTTGAAAGACTGCAGGAGTGTATCAAGATGGCAACCTCCTCGGGCCTTGTGCTCTCCAACACTAAGAAGCCTCTCTGGAGGCAAGAATCTATGC ATGTGAAAAACACCACCATGCAAGAAACTCTGAAAGCCATAAACATCAATTCCTTTACAGAGTGTGGCATTAATTGATTCTATGAGCATATATACGAATCAGACCTGACTAAAGAATTTGAAGCTTCCTTTTGTGGTAAAAGCTTATATATCAAGTCAGAGAACATccctgattatttatttgacttctttGAACACTTACTTAATTGGGTCAGTCCTCTGGACTTTATTAAACTTAACTTCTATGGAGAAGCTCTGGTCTCATGGGACAAGATCACAGGAGACACAAGCAGGCGTGGAGAAGAGTCCTCAGAAACCTACATTCCCAACATGGCCATGTCTTTGTTCTGCAACTGGAAGCAGGAATTTAAGACTCTGGAGGTCACACTCTGGGATTTCAGCAAGTTGAATAAGCAAAAAATCAGATACCTGGGAAAGATATTCAGCTCTGCTACAAGCCTCAGATTGTGCATGAAGAGGTATGCTGGTGTGGCTCGAAGCTTTAGTTCTCTCCTCGGCACCCGTGAGAATAATTT TGTCACCGTGGAAGCCAGTGCCCTCACCATAGAAGAGGAGCAGCACATCACACACGTGACAAACCTGAAAACCTGGAGTATTCAGGACCTCCAGACTGTATGGCTGCCAG TTTTGCTGACAAACCTGAAGAAGATGAGTTTACTTCATCCGATGCATTTGTCTGACATTGGGAAAGGAATGGATTACATAGTAAAGTTTCTGTCAACTGAAACCTGTGACCTTGAAGAAATCCAATTAGTTTCCTGCTGCCTGTCACCAAATGCTGTGAAAACCCTAG GATACTGGGGAACATCACCTAATTTGGCAGATAG GtgcatttttgaaaagaaacatttgaaaaacttTCAGCAGTTGAATTTGGCAAGAAATTATATGAGCAGTGATAGATCGCTTGCCTTCAAGAATGTATTTCAGAATCTTAAgcaattagtgtttttttttttaac tcagtacTACAGGATTTTTGCATTAATCAGGAAACTTAGCCATGTGTTATCAAAGTTAACTTTTGTGCAAAAAGCTAAGCATGTTGTGTGGCAGTTTGATGGTGACAATATTAGTGTTACTAAAGGTGTTTTTAAACTAGTAacttag